The segment GAGCTGCATATCCATATGTTCCAACAACCCTGgtagaaacatgtgttttgtCTCCTTGAGGACCAGCTTTTGCTAGACCAAAATCGGAAAGTTTTGCATTATATTCCTGTAAAAGTAGTTTCatgttaataattcaaatgaactAAGGACACAACATAATCATTTTGTAAATGCATCACTAGCATACCGAATCAAGCAAAATGTTGGAGGTCTTAAAATCTCTGTAAATGACAGGTTCCGGACCACCATGTAAAAAGGCCAATCCTTTTGCAGCACCAAGTGCAATCTTAATCCTATTAGACCAGGGAAGAGGTATAGTCCCTTCaagaaattttgaaacatgAACATTTCTTCAAGGCAACACATTGAAGttgtttgagaaaaaaaattaatggaggTGATATTAGGCAAATCATTTAACACTAAAGGCATCATATCACATCATAAAAATATTCACAATGTGTAAAGGTATATCCAGAAGCCATTGCTATTGAGATATGAATTTTCTTATTTGTGTGCACAAATTTGGGAGAGAAAACTGATTATAAGGTAGCaaacattaataaaagaaattgatgaaaataGTTTACTCACTTCTAAAAAGGTGATTTTCAAGACTACCACGAGTCATAAATTCGTAAACAAGCAGGCGCTGTTCATCTTCACTGCAGTAGCCAATAAGTTTAACAAGATTAGGATGATGAAGCTGTCCAAGAAAATCAACCTCAGCCTGCAGTaagaaggatatatatatatatgttaaaccCCCAGCTTTTACCATCCAATAGACCTTCTCTTAACAGCATTAATCTACTAACCCAAAGTCACATATTCTACTAACCACCCATTCTCTATGGCCCTGAAGACCATCTGGCTTCAAGCTCTTAACAGCAACTGTTATTCCTGATCCCGGTTTTGCTGGAGCTGTTCCATTTTCTTCAATCCATCCTTTGAAGACATATCCAAACCCACCCTCCCCAAGAATGCTATCGGGTCTAAAATTTCCAGTTGCAGATTTTAGTTCCTGAAAAGTAAACTGCAACAGCTGGCATGGTGATTTGTCATCTGATGTTGGTGCATCAGCATTATCAGAGGATAGCCGAGCTTCATTTGGAGGACCTAGCTCCCGGTTACTAGCATTCAGATATCGTGTCTCAGTGGCTGCATGAACATAAATTagatgctttttttttctttcatcacTAGTCTTGCATACATAAAGCACATATTATTTGCCAAATCTAGCTTTAATGAAGACTGGACCAGAAACAGCGATGCACAAATACTGTCAAAAGCAAGaaactcaaattttgaaaaagttgaaattatgAGTCAGCTATTTCCCAAAATAAAAATCGCCACTCTTTTATGAACTGATGAACAAAATCTCAGTATGATTACAGAAGAAACCCAATAAAGATTTCAATGTCGTAGTCTTATGCGCAAgaaaagccaagaaaaattacCTTTCGCTTTGAATGAAGGCTAATAAGATTCAGTTAAAAGtccaaattttttaaagctttaGAAGTAAAAAGCTGGTCTTGGAGGAAGAATCAGCCAAAAACCCAGTTGGGATTTCCTATCTAACTAACAACCAACCCTTAATTTCACAGCATTCACAATCCATCGGAGATAGTTTAGTACTTTAACTGCTTCAAAAGAAAGGACATCATAATGAATCGATTGAATCTTTAAAGCTTAAAAGGAATAGGAAGATGGAAACAAACCCGCATCATAAACAAGACTAGTACAAGGAATAGTGTTAGGTGAGTCTTTAGAAGCAGAGGAATTGCAGGCACCTCTAACGCCACGTCTGAGAACAGCCCAGCACCCACAATTCTTCTCCATGAATGGATGTAGATGGGAGTCTTAAGTTTGATTGCATGATGAGAGATAAAAGAGAGTGGTCATGtttgaggaagaagaagaagaagaagaaagagaagtgAGGAAGACAGAAAAAAGAAGGGGGAATGCTAATGTAAATATTGGCGCTGGAGACTGCAGGCATCAAcgtcatcatcaccatcatcgCAGTGTGTACAAAAAGAACTTTTTTTTCCGCCACCTTTTTTGTGGGGGATGGGAATGGGATGCAATGCAAGTCCATCACGCCCTTTCTGTTTATTTAACTCACCCCTAATTTTTCCATGGAGTacttcctttttattttcttctaggGAGAATGACTGTttcaatgacaagttttcatcCTCACAgagataaatcataaattttcattttttacgagaaaaaataaaaatattcttattacTCTAATAATTACAGCTAAATAGACATTGCCCAaaactatattaattttaactctttttttattaattttaatttaaaaattaaaacaatttatccgcaaattttattattaccaaATTAGCTAAGTGTTACTCTGGCCAAATTACACTAGAATTATgcaatttgaaaagaaaagcaCCAAAACAGTGCGTTTCCAAACACACAAGTTTGCACCATTTCGTTTTTCACCTctcttgatatattttttaattttaaattttgttatatcacTTTCTCAAATCAACCAGCTCTCACAAGTCTAATATCACTCCATCAAACAAGAATACTACTTTAAAAGCAATTCATTCAAAACTTAATAGAGAATCTCACGTCTAAAAAGGAATTGAAAGGATCATCATAGCACGATAGTTTAGCCTCAACAAGCCCACCAACTCCTCTAGCTCCATCAAACAAAAGAACAATAGTAAAGTTAATGGTTTCATGAGAAAGACAGAACCAGCAAAACAAAAAGGAGTATCCATTAATGGGGGGTCAACAAATGCACACCCTCAAAACTCAGTCTTAATGTAATTTTATCAGTGTTTGAATTGGTTTTTCTTGTATCTTATATAGTGACTGCGATTAGATTTGTTATGAATTCTAGACAATTTTAGGATCCAAAATGTTAGTGGATTTAATAGGGAATAGGGTTTGGTGAGCGGTGTGGTGGATGTTGGTGCCAGTGGAGGTGGTGTCTACTATATTGGAGTTCGTGTTCTAAAGTCAGTCTTTTCAATGATATCCATGTTAAGTTGTATTTAAACATCTTTTAGTAGCACTTTTCATctgtaaatataaatgttaCACATATGTCAAGATAAATGttcttaaattgattaaattgtgACGAGAGAATTAACAAGTAACTTGATCATGAGAATCCTATAAAGACATATGATGGTCAATCTATCAACATTTGCAACCCTAGTTTCACAACGTTATCAAAAAGTAGCGATAAATCTCATGTATTGAGATTATTTGTACTAACTGGTGCAACAAATGCATGTCAATTAAATGTTCACTAGACTAACCCGCTAAAAAATTTCAGATAAATCGTAACCCCAATATATGTAGAACATATCCTCTAATggataataatacatataatcttttgacttgagatcaTTCGAGCTTGATATATGCCGATTAGCCTAGTTAGACACTAGCCTAacattgtcatttttttaaagctaTCAATGCAGCAGTGGTTGGCTATGTTTAAAAGCTTATCAAAGTTATGGTGGATCAATATAGGATTCATCACTTTTAGGAATGAGAGTAGATATTTAACCACACAGTTTGGCTATGACAATGTACTAAAAATCTAGTGTAATAATGGGGACGGGTCGATAACTAATCCAATATTTATTTGGTCTTTACTTGACTAATCAAATACTAATATCAAAGGTGATTTGATATAGACATTATTTTTGTGTCTTACCCTTGATGAGATATCTGTTGATCAAAGGATTCAAATGCATGGTATTTATTTGGTCTTTTACTGATTTTTTATTGTTCGAGTAGTTATGATATCTTGCTAAATGGTGTTTATGGTTTGtgaataatttgttaattaattataaattaatcacaaatttatCCATTACCAACAtgataaaaaacttataaatcacATATAATAAGGAGTTGATAACTAGTCATGATTAAAGGTTATGTACTTATTAAATATAGAGTAAATCACAACTAAATATCATGATTTTGAGCTTTATTAATAAGTAATGCAGATCCAATCATATTATGATGAATGTCTTACTTATTGTTCAACTTAACTGTAAATGATTAATGTTTTAGaagttaaaaagtaataatCCATAGTTGAGGGGGctaaagtgaaaattttaaattttgtcaagGTTGACTAGGGTTAAgtgtttaatataaatttaacacatgtcCACATTTCATAGAAGCTAGTTGTCTTACCCTTAAAAGCGAAGAGAGATTTATGtctcaaatttcataaaataagatATCACGTAAATGTGAATGATTGTGCATAATACACGCACATTCGTTCACCAATTAGGGTAGAGGCACTATAGTCAGTGGGCAGTCATATAGTAAGACCCGTGCAATCATTTGTGACACTTCAACTAGGACACAATGAATGCTTGTGCAAAAAAGTGTGCAACCATTTATATTTGTGAAAAGATGATAATGCCCTTAGGGTCACATTTTGTCGTGAACATGAAGGATGCGAACTCTTAATGATGTAAAGATGTATGGCCATTTAAAAGAGATGAATGACCATGCATGATGAATGGACATGAACGATCATGAAAAAGGAAGTCATAAAAGTTCATAAAGAGTCAAAGTGCATGCCCATTTATAGCAATGCACAATCGTGcataagaaataaaatgaaCATAGATTCATGATAAATGGACAATTGTATATAAAGTTGTGTTGTGAGATATTTAGGAACAATAAAGGTAAGTTGAACTATCGAAATGTGTACAAGAGGTGGATTATGATAGGGCAAGATTATTATGAGCATACACGATAGGTGAATGCTAAATAGAGCTTGAGATGATATACATATTGGCTTAAGAGAATCATTTTGAAAACATATCaacaatttatgatttatgatatatgattttgaaaatttgatttgcatgtttttttaaagttatggtGTCAAGTCGTAGTACACATTGGGACTAGGTATCTCTTGAGGATATGTGTGGGGCACAGAGATTTTGTAGTACACATGTAAGACCCAAATGTCCCTTGAATACATGTATAGGACATAGAGTTCCTAAGGTAGAAAGATTTTGAGTCACCCATAAGAACATAATTTTCTCACTAGATTTTTTTGATATGTTTGTTAGAGAGTTGTTATATAATAACCTACCCCGAAAGTCCTATTCCTCAAGACAAATTGCTACTAAATCTATATTATGCATATTCCATAATCATAAATAGGCATACACAAATCTCAAAAATTTGGATAACATCAAGGACTTTGTTAATCATAATATGACAATAtctaaatgataacttaatccTAAGAATCATAAAGAAatctcaataaattttttaacaatatgaGTACTAAATAATCATAGTCTAAAACATAagtcataataatattaatctttAATGAGTCCATTTGTTACATGTGGCTTCATCACTAACCAATTACCTAATTATCATCACCTTTATGTCTCTCATTTgcaaaattaaaaggaagaGAGTGAGTggaaacacttagtaagtaggaatGATCTATCTTacaattaatcaatcaaatctatCCATTTCTTTTTGTACCCTACAATGTATCTTTTTTCCAATCTAAGGTTATTCAGATCTTGACTGAAGGAAAGGAATTTGTACCCACTCTAGCGACCAAACTCTGAGGCTCTCTCTTTAGTCTTTGTTAACCTATCTTTTTACCAATCGGTAAACTCGTGGTCTTGGCATTTCAATACATGAATCCTAATCGTTAGTCTCTTTATGTCTTGATAAGTCTTAAGCTAAACAACAAACACACAATAATTCTCTCTTTATCTAAGGATACCAATCACTCATCCTGAATGTTGAATTTAGAGAATACCTAAAAAAAATGGGATAGTGTTTCAACTCACTTCTCTTAGTACACCCTAATATAATAGTGTATCTGAATAAAGGAATATAACTTTGATGGAAATAGTTAGGTTTATTATGAGTTTTACAAATTATGCCTTAGAAATAGTTGTTTATACATTAAACCGTATCCTATCCAAGTATGTGGATAAAGCTCCTTATGAGTTATAAACTAGGAGAAAACCTAATCTAGATTATTTTAAGATTTGAGGTTGTAAAActtatatcaagaaattaaCTTCGAACAAACTGAGCACCAaatctaaaaagtgtatctttgtggGGCACCCAAAGGAAACTAAAGGATATTACTTCTATCATCCAAAAGAACAAAAAGTTTTTGTTACTCAAATCGATGTTTTCCTAGAGAAGAATTTATTCTCATAAAGTTAGTGGTACGAGGTAAAACTTTCTAAAGTTCTAGTATCACAAGATATCACAAATGTTAGATAGGACGATATGTTATCATAAATGGTTAATCATAGTGAAGAGGTCACTCTACCTCAAGTGAATTAATGTTAACCAACTCAATACACATAAGAGCTACATAAGTTTAGCCAAATACATCATGAGCAAAAAAGATTTAGTTTTTCTCATAACTCAGCACGATGATGTACTAGGAATCCATGATAATGAGCTTACAACCTACATTAAAGCTATTATGAGTTTAGACTCTAAAAGATGGCTTGAAGCTACTCTCTATATACTAGAACCAAGTACAAACTCTAATGGATGCACCTAAAGAGGTAAAACCCGTAAGGTGCAAATAAGTTTTCGaaaagaaaaccaatatgaaaggaaatgtgcatacctataaa is part of the Mangifera indica cultivar Alphonso chromosome 13, CATAS_Mindica_2.1, whole genome shotgun sequence genome and harbors:
- the LOC123195138 gene encoding serine/threonine-protein kinase PBL35-like, which codes for MEKNCGCWAVLRRGVRGACNSSASKDSPNTIPCTSLVYDAATETRYLNASNRELGPPNEARLSSDNADAPTSDDKSPCQLLQFTFQELKSATGNFRPDSILGEGGFGYVFKGWIEENGTAPAKPGSGITVAVKSLKPDGLQGHREWVAEVDFLGQLHHPNLVKLIGYCSEDEQRLLVYEFMTRGSLENHLFRRTIPLPWSNRIKIALGAAKGLAFLHGGPEPVIYRDFKTSNILLDSEYNAKLSDFGLAKAGPQGDKTHVSTRVVGTYGYAAPEYVMTGHLTSKSDVYSFGVVLLEILTGRRSMDKKRPSGEQNLVAWARPYLTDKRKLYQLVDPRLELNYSLKGVQKVSQLAFNCLVRDPKSRPSMDEVVKVLTPLLDLNDLAILSYHSRLSQQGRRKKKPNGTQQIASAQSKSVRAAPLNTGRHHCG